From the genome of Pirellulales bacterium, one region includes:
- a CDS encoding RNase H family protein gives MVSVCFLFSLSHPAAMPVCAPHFLLRTECRSKDHAGKWHFVLQTPDGRKQADVEDAEPTLPGERLELLAVVRGLEAIDSPAKVTLQTSSNYVRRGIDYGLDDWRENNWQWEWHGQMVPVKNYDLWRRLDRALQVHEVDCQFGHKNRTRGR, from the coding sequence ATGGTTTCCGTTTGTTTTTTGTTTTCCCTTTCGCACCCTGCTGCCATGCCTGTCTGCGCTCCCCATTTTCTGCTGAGAACTGAATGCCGTAGTAAGGACCATGCCGGGAAATGGCACTTTGTGCTGCAGACGCCGGACGGTCGTAAACAGGCTGATGTCGAAGATGCTGAACCCACACTGCCCGGCGAACGGCTGGAATTGCTGGCCGTCGTGCGGGGTTTGGAAGCGATCGATTCGCCCGCCAAAGTCACGCTGCAAACCAGCAGCAATTATGTTCGTCGCGGCATCGATTACGGACTGGACGATTGGCGGGAAAACAATTGGCAATGGGAGTGGCATGGCCAAATGGTGCCGGTAAAGAATTACGATTTGTGGCGCCGGCTCGACCGCGCCCTGCAGGTGCACGAAGTCGACTGCCAATTTGGGCATAAAAATCGCACGAGGGGGAGGTAG
- a CDS encoding class I SAM-dependent methyltransferase: MSAFLADHRSLESQLRQLFNVVKHQLTVGPFQFRMLHPRSADELIDEAEFNRDERLPYWAEIWPSAFVLAGRIAEFAQAIQAQGLQPLGLGDTSGMRQPRLLELGCGCGLAVMSALSAGFSVTAVDYYPEALDFVRLNAVFNGLPLPETRTVDWRNYPNDLVEFDMVVAADVLYERDYCRLIAGAFRQSLRPGGLGLLTDPQRIKAEAFPDECVRAGLHIRGPQVSGPLGVPGGDPGVRQTVNLFDIQRPASRAI, encoded by the coding sequence ATGAGCGCATTTCTCGCGGATCATCGCTCGCTGGAAAGTCAATTACGCCAGCTGTTTAACGTGGTCAAGCACCAGTTGACCGTTGGGCCGTTCCAGTTCCGCATGCTCCATCCCCGCTCGGCCGACGAACTGATCGACGAAGCCGAATTCAACCGCGACGAACGGTTGCCTTATTGGGCCGAAATTTGGCCATCCGCCTTTGTGCTGGCCGGACGAATTGCGGAATTCGCCCAAGCCATTCAAGCCCAGGGGTTGCAACCCCTGGGCTTGGGCGACACTAGCGGCATGCGACAGCCGCGGTTGTTGGAACTCGGCTGCGGCTGCGGTCTGGCGGTCATGTCTGCATTATCTGCCGGATTTTCCGTCACTGCCGTCGATTACTACCCGGAAGCGCTCGACTTCGTACGCCTCAACGCCGTTTTTAACGGCCTGCCGCTACCGGAGACCCGCACCGTCGATTGGCGAAACTACCCGAATGACCTCGTCGAATTCGACATGGTCGTTGCCGCCGACGTACTGTACGAGCGCGATTATTGCCGGTTAATTGCCGGAGCATTTCGGCAATCGCTGCGACCCGGTGGTCTCGGGCTGCTTACCGATCCGCAGCGAATCAAAGCCGAGGCATTTCCCGACGAGTGCGTCCGCGCAGGTTTGCACATCCGCGGCCCGCAAGTGTCCGGACCGCTTGGTGTTCCCGGCGGCGATCCCGGCGTACGGCAAACAGTGAATTTGTTTGATATTCAACGTCCTGCGAGCCGCGCAATTTGA
- a CDS encoding gamma-glutamyl-gamma-aminobutyrate hydrolase family protein: MRKKPLIGMNADYRTGKKDAPSFSYIASGYYDCVSAVGGVPVVIPPLTEADDMNRILDLLDGVVLVGGADLDPRNDGYMLHPSTRLMDARREESDRLLMKLVAKRKIPVFGIGAGMQLINVSQGGNLYLHIPEDMPKAIPHTDSLDTAHRHGLEVVPGTLMERVFGDGEIRVNSMHHMAVDELSTAFMVSARSPDGVIEAFESKTDAWWVLGTQFHPEAISASALDVRIFEEWIVGITGEVPALKLMTEAA; encoded by the coding sequence ATGCGCAAGAAGCCTTTAATCGGTATGAACGCGGACTATCGGACTGGCAAAAAGGATGCGCCAAGTTTTTCGTACATCGCCTCCGGCTATTACGATTGTGTGTCGGCTGTGGGCGGGGTGCCGGTGGTCATTCCGCCATTAACCGAGGCCGACGACATGAACCGAATTCTAGATTTGCTCGATGGCGTGGTGTTGGTCGGCGGAGCCGACTTGGACCCGCGCAACGACGGCTACATGTTGCATCCGAGCACACGGTTGATGGACGCCCGCCGCGAGGAATCGGACAGGCTGCTGATGAAACTGGTCGCCAAGCGAAAGATTCCTGTCTTCGGCATTGGCGCCGGCATGCAGCTCATTAATGTTTCGCAAGGGGGCAATTTGTACTTACACATTCCGGAAGATATGCCTAAGGCCATTCCGCACACCGATTCGCTCGATACAGCTCATCGCCACGGATTGGAGGTGGTGCCCGGCACGCTGATGGAGCGCGTGTTTGGCGACGGCGAAATCCGCGTCAACAGCATGCACCACATGGCCGTCGACGAGCTGTCCACGGCCTTCATGGTCAGCGCCCGATCACCGGACGGCGTCATCGAGGCCTTTGAAAGCAAGACCGACGCCTGGTGGGTGCTGGGCACGCAATTCCATCCGGAAGCGATCAGCGCCTCCGCTTTGGATGTGCGCATTTTTGAAGAATGGATTGTGGGCATCACCGGCGAAGTGCCGGCGCTGAAACTCATGACCGAGGCAGCCTAA
- a CDS encoding four helix bundle protein gives MLEKSRYRLEEFELYQAARDFRRKIYGLLSALSNTEKYCLDQQMRRAAVSITNNIAEGHGRWHYQENIQFCRMARGSLEEIIDDLTVCEDQHYRSSAMLIELKQQAYQLISRINGYISYLRKSQLNNRSE, from the coding sequence ATGCTCGAGAAAAGTCGTTACCGGTTGGAAGAGTTTGAACTGTATCAGGCGGCGCGTGATTTTCGGAGGAAGATTTACGGATTGCTTTCAGCACTGTCCAACACTGAAAAATATTGCCTCGACCAACAAATGCGGCGAGCTGCGGTTTCGATCACGAATAATATCGCCGAAGGGCATGGGCGTTGGCATTACCAGGAGAACATTCAGTTTTGCCGAATGGCGCGAGGGTCACTGGAAGAAATTATCGATGACCTAACCGTGTGCGAAGATCAACACTATCGCAGTTCCGCAATGCTCATCGAACTGAAACAGCAAGCCTATCAATTAATTTCGCGGATCAACGGCTATATTTCCTACTTGCGAAAATCGCAACTTAACAACAGGAGTGAGTAG